The DNA window GAGTAACGAACAGCACCGTCTTGCGGTCGCGTTCCCAGATATTGAGCAGGTCGTTCTGCAGCCGCGTGCGCGTATGTGCATCCAGCGCACCGAACGGCTCATCCATCAGCAGCACCGCGGGGTGATACGCCAGCGTGCGCGCCAGCGCGACGCGCTGCTTCATGCCGCCGGACAATTCCTTGGGGTAAAAATTCTCAAAGCCCTTGAGGCCGACCATCTCGATCAGCGCGCGGCTTTGCGCCTCAGCCTCGGCGTGCTTGACGCCCTGCTGGCGCGGGCCATACATCACATTGCCAAGCACGCTCTTCCAGGGAAACAGCGCGAACTCCTGAAACACCGGCCCGCGATCAGGACCGGGACCGGTGATCGCCTTGCCCTTCATCCTGGCGACGCCTTCGGTCGGGCTGACGAAGCCGCCGACGATATAAAGCAATGTCGATTTTCCGCAGCCGGACGGGCCGAGAATGGAGACGAAGGCGCCATTCTCGATTGTCAGTGAAATCTCGGACAACGCCAGATGGTTTTGGCGTCCGGAAGTTTGAAAAACCTGCGAGACCCGATCGATCTCGATCATGGCGGTCGCCTGCCTGCGCGCCGAGGCGGATTCCGGAGCGGTATCCGGCCGCGATGGCACCACTTTCATTCCAGCTTTTCTTCCTGGCATAGTTCCGTCAGGCACAGATGGCTTCTCGATTTTCCCGGATTAAATCGAGCATAGCAGGAAACATGCCGGGATTGGCGATGCTGTTTTGGGCTGACAGCCTCATAACGGTTGATCGAACCAGGGCCATTCCGCCGCACCGTCATGGGTGACGGCACCGCCGGGCGCCTGCCCGACCAGACGCGCGTATTTAGCCAGCGCCCCTGCCCGATGCCGCGGCGGTCGCTGCCTCCACGCCTGCCGCCGCTTCGCGAACTCATTGTCGTCAATGAGGAGATCGAGGCGGCGCGCGCCGGCGTCGATCCGGATACGGTCGCCTTCACGCACCAGCGCCAGCGGCCCGCCGACGAAGGATTCCGGCGAGACGTAGCCGATGCACATCCCGCGGGTGGCGCCGGAGAAGCGTCCGTCGGTGATGAGCGCGACCTTCTCGCCCATGCCCTGCCCGTAAATCAGCGCGGTGACGCCCAGCATCTCGCGCATGCCGGGGCCGCCGACGGGGCCCTCATTGCGAATGACGAGAACCTCGCCGGCAGCGTATTTGCGATTGCGCACCGCATCGACGCACGCTTCCTCGTCTTCGAACACGCGCGCGCTTCCTTCGAATACCAGGTTTTTGAGGCCGGCCACCTTGATGACTGCGCCATCAGGACAAAGATTGCCCTTCAAAACCGCCACGCCGCCGTCCGGCATGATCGGCGTGTTCGTGCTGAAGATAACCTCGCCATCGGGCGCATTGGCGCCGCCGTATTCCTCGGCAATGGTCCGGCCGGTTATGCTCAGGCAATTGCCGTCGATGTGACCGCTTTCGACCAGCGCGCGGATCACAACGGCAGTGCCGCCGATATCGTAAACATCCTTGGCAGTATATTTTCCGCCCGGCCGCAAATTGCCGATCAAGGGCGTTCGCGCAAAAATTTCGCCGACGTCGTCGATGGTGAAGGATATGCCGGCTTCGTTGGCAAGCGCCGGGAGATGAAGCGCGGCGTTGGTAGACCCACCGGTCGCTGCGACAATGGCCGCGCCGTTTTCCAGCGATTTTCGGGTCACGATTTCACGCGGCAACGGGCCGCTCCGCTGCAGCATCTGCATCACCAGCCGCCCTGCCCGGCGCGCAACTTGGGCGCGTTCGGCATAGGCGCCGGGGATCATCGACACGTTGGGCATGGTCAGCCCCATCGCCTCGGAAACCATCGCCATGGTATTGGCGGTGAACTGCCCGGCGCAGGCGCCGATCGTCGGCAGGCAGGCCCGCTCGATGCCCGCAAGCGTCGCCTCGTCGATTTCGCCGGTCATGAAGCCACCGACGGCCTCGTAGGAATCCAGCACGGTGAGAGTTTTTCCCTCGAACCGTCCGGGTAGCGCGCTGCCGCCATAGATGAAGATCGACGGCACGTTGCAGCGGATCATCCCCATCATCACGCCGGGAAGCGTCTTGTCGCATCCGCCAAAACCGATCAGCGCGTCGTAGGCGAGGCCATGGACCACGGCTTCGATTGAATCCGCAATCAACTCGCGCGAGAGAAGCGAGAATTTCATGCCTTCGTGATTCATGCTGATGCCGTCGGACACCGAGATCGTGGTGAATTCCCGCGGCGTGCCGCCAGCTTCCGCAATTCCGGCCTTGGCGGCATCGACCTGGAAATCATGGGTCATGTTGCAGGGCGTCTGCTCGCCCTTCATGCTGACGACCCCGATCATCGGCTTGGCAAGCGCGTCGTCGTCGAGGCCCATCGCCCGCATGAAGGCGCGGTGGGGCGCACGATCGAGGCCGTCGGTCGTCACGCGGGATCGCCACTTCTTCATGCGTACAAATCTCTCTCCAGGTCGTCCCGGCGAACGCCGGGATCCATAACCCCCGGGCGCTAGTTGCGACAGAAGCCTCCGCCACAGTGCCAAAATGATGGGCCTCGGCCCATGGATCCCGGCTTGCGCCGGAACGACCGGTGGACAAGTGCTCCTACTGCAGCGGCGCGACGATAGTCGGATGCTTGAACTGCGCGACGTCCATCTTCGGCAGCATTCCGGTCGCGGTGTAGATGTCGAGCATCTTCTGGATGGCGTCGAAATTCGGCGCAGCGCCGGGATCCCTGCCGAAATCGTTGTCCTTCAGCAGATAGGTATCCAGCACCGGTATCGGCGCCTTCAGTACTTCGGAGACGACCTTGAGCGTTTCCTCACGATTGGCCAGCGCCTTTTTCATGCCGGAGGTAATGTCACGCACATAGGCTCGTACCAGGTCCGGATTTTTGTCGACGAAATCGGCGCGGCAGGCCTCGAGGATGTGAAC is part of the Bradyrhizobium erythrophlei genome and encodes:
- a CDS encoding ABC transporter ATP-binding protein, with the translated sequence MKVVPSRPDTAPESASARRQATAMIEIDRVSQVFQTSGRQNHLALSEISLTIENGAFVSILGPSGCGKSTLLYIVGGFVSPTEGVARMKGKAITGPGPDRGPVFQEFALFPWKSVLGNVMYGPRQQGVKHAEAEAQSRALIEMVGLKGFENFYPKELSGGMKQRVALARTLAYHPAVLLMDEPFGALDAHTRTRLQNDLLNIWERDRKTVLFVTHSVEEAVFLSDKVVVMTRSPGRIKEIVDIDLPRPRRRAELLLDPHYQKYVVDIERMIDDTSEDELRP
- the ilvD gene encoding dihydroxy-acid dehydratase, which gives rise to MKKWRSRVTTDGLDRAPHRAFMRAMGLDDDALAKPMIGVVSMKGEQTPCNMTHDFQVDAAKAGIAEAGGTPREFTTISVSDGISMNHEGMKFSLLSRELIADSIEAVVHGLAYDALIGFGGCDKTLPGVMMGMIRCNVPSIFIYGGSALPGRFEGKTLTVLDSYEAVGGFMTGEIDEATLAGIERACLPTIGACAGQFTANTMAMVSEAMGLTMPNVSMIPGAYAERAQVARRAGRLVMQMLQRSGPLPREIVTRKSLENGAAIVAATGGSTNAALHLPALANEAGISFTIDDVGEIFARTPLIGNLRPGGKYTAKDVYDIGGTAVVIRALVESGHIDGNCLSITGRTIAEEYGGANAPDGEVIFSTNTPIMPDGGVAVLKGNLCPDGAVIKVAGLKNLVFEGSARVFEDEEACVDAVRNRKYAAGEVLVIRNEGPVGGPGMREMLGVTALIYGQGMGEKVALITDGRFSGATRGMCIGYVSPESFVGGPLALVREGDRIRIDAGARRLDLLIDDNEFAKRRQAWRQRPPRHRAGALAKYARLVGQAPGGAVTHDGAAEWPWFDQPL